The Microtus ochrogaster isolate Prairie Vole_2 unplaced genomic scaffold, MicOch1.0 UNK35, whole genome shotgun sequence genome has a segment encoding these proteins:
- the LOC102001802 gene encoding olfactory receptor 10J1-like, with protein MKKQNHTLVSEFTFQGFSNFHEHQLTLFVVFLALYILTLAGNVIIVTIISLDRHLHTPMYFFLSMLSASETVYTLVIIPKMLFNLIGLSQPISLAGCATQMFFFITLAINNCFLLTAMGYDRYVAICNPLRYSIIMNKRVCLQLVWGACSTGLIVAMIQVSAVFRLPFCTTKVAHFFCDIRPVMKLSCIDTTANEILTLIISVLVILIPMSLVFISYILIISTILKIASAEGRKKAFATCASHITVVVIHYGCASIAYLKPKSENTRDEDQLISVTYTVITPLLNPVVYTLRNKEVKEALYRAMGKKLP; from the coding sequence ATGAAGAAACAGAACCACACTTTGGTGAGTGAGTTCACTTTCCAGGGTTTCTCTAACTTCCATGAGCACCAGCTCACACTCTTCGTTGTGTTCCTGGCACTGTACATATTAACCCTGGCAGGTAACGTCATCATTGTGACCATCATCAGTCTTGATCGTCACCttcacactcccatgtacttcttcctcagcatgCTGTCAGCCTCAGAGACGGTGTACACACTTGTCATTATACCAAAAATGCTCTTCAACCTTATTGGTCTGAGTCAGCCCATTTCCTTGGCAGGTTGTGCCACTCAGATGTTTTTCTTCATCACGTTGGCTATCAACAACTGTTTCTTGCTCACGGCCATGGGATATGACCGCTACGTGGCTATTTGCAACCCTTTGAGGTATTCAATCATCATGAACAAGAGGGTGTGCCTCCAGCTGGTGTGGGGAGCCTGTAGCACTGGTTTAATTGTAGCCATGATACAAGTGTCCGCAGTGTTCAGGCTGCCCTTCTGTACTACCAAGGTGGCTCACTTCTTCTGTGACATCCGACCTGTGATGAAACTCTCCTGCATCGACACCACTGCCAATGAAATCCTGACTTTGATCATAAGTGTGTTGGTGATCTTGATCCCTATGAGCTTGGTTTTTATCTCCTACATCCTTATCATCTCCACCATCCTCAAGATTGCCTCTGCTGAGGGCAGGAAGAAAGCCTTTGCCACCTGCGCCTCTCATATCACAGTGGTTGTTATCCATTATGGCTGTGCCTCCATTGCCTACCTCAAACCCAAATCAGAGAACACCAGGGATGAGGACCAACTGATCTCTGTGACCTACACTGTCATCACACCCCTCCTGAACCCTGTGGTATACACCTTAAGGAACAAAGAAGTTAAGGAGGCTTTGTATAGGGCCATGGGCAAGAAACTTCCATGA